A genomic window from Prunus persica cultivar Lovell chromosome G2, Prunus_persica_NCBIv2, whole genome shotgun sequence includes:
- the LOC18785980 gene encoding probable disease resistance protein At4g27220 codes for MEEIVEEPVPLIGRQLNYLIYYDSNIESLKDALKKLDDKKNDVQRSVDAAKRNGATIKDQVQSWLEDVSKTFREAQELETRVNMQRRCLYGLCPSLKLRYSLSRKAKKIAQAVFILDLKLDGGLSNNVANPAPLEKLGSIISGDGFKSFESRKAVMNDVLIALRNEKSRIIGVCGMGGVGKTTMVREIREIINRLEGTNRLFDKVVLATISATVNITRIQTEIADSLDMEFVKESESIRAQRLHETIKYSNRILIILDDVWSELKLEDVGIPFGVYERCKILLTSQNEEVCKIMGCKDDIFRVQALNKEEAWELFRATVGESLDNNPDLSHAAKLIVDECKGLPIAIITVGKALLSSNGKHEWTTALEELKNSTSVNIPGMEPKVYSCIKLSYDKLESDEVKSCFLLCCLFPEDYDVPIEYLVRYGSGRATFRNTNTIEDVRNKVHYFIGQLKRRYLLLDSEKEECIKMHDIVRDVAISIASKDPHRFMVRSFDAEGGGRGWPGVQKVTNQEHCNAISFLDVTLDEDISDGLECPKLELLQLKNSSCSFEYSNHFKRLRELKVLAVLGMDMSGYLASKRSLPLGEPKYLHTLCLEDCELGDISHVIGELENLEILSFARSQIKKLPKEIGLLHQLRMLDATDCKALEEIPHGVLSNLRRLEELYMAESFLYWEPATGSKDETNMASLDEVMSLYDHLNVLAIKIHDVQMLRNVEFFLKSQPIRFHVSINISWSYLKKSFKNRMPGYLFENSLMLRGDVKEHLEIGAVRYFLKQSENLSLHHTYNLKYVIEELDDQGDFQHLKVLLIMNDFDIEYLMNGIYWPRRRQPAFPILESVTFKNVHKLKVMCRGKLPDKHSFMNLRSIAIDSCHKLKYVFSLSVAQNLVQLQSLTVKICAEVEEIISKERMEDDNASRIFPGLTILKLSFLQILHRFYMGNQQDSTNEIIKPNDESVNKTKETRNDQQHDQVAGSTSSESEEAQVGASCNALFPSNCVSWLPKLEQLVLEVLRSEVVNVVFDLAGHDSAFSQLQTFRVWQLREVEHLWKNVQPRFQGFQNIRSLIIKYCYSLKYLCPYEIYKILVNLQEVGIEACSDMETIVLAAASTKDNINEEGKETGGSGAMNLFPKLLNSFCLEKLSSLERFCPDAYSFAWSSSTRTMKVSKCPKLKTLGFAPVSKNLPAVVAENLSDDHVRGREESGGASSSSSSTRSGCAPLVCLQSRPSTRNFTQILPRPVNREVTPTNLQTSSATHNLEDLLVHKCDLLEVIFLVQETPSTQAFDKLRELKLSHLPMLSHIWEKGLQVSSGFGNLRLLDVRGCHNLRYLFSPHIAKLLTCLKTINVYHCSAMEKIAGEADGEGESVEDELTFPNVKYIKLVDLPKLESFCSQVYTLKWPALEKVEVDECPKLKAFAPEPINV; via the exons atggaagaaattgtTGAAGAACCAGTGCCACTAATTGGGAGACAACTCAACTATCTAATTTACTATGATTCCAACATAGAAAGTCTAAAAGATGCTCTTAAAAAGCTTGACGACAAGAAAAATGATGTGCAAAGATCTGTGGATGCTGCAAAAAGGAATGGTGCAACCATCAAAGATCAAGTTCAGAGCTGGCTGGAGGATGTAAGCAAAACATTTCGTGAAGCACAAGAacttgaaactagagtcaacATGCAAAGGCGGTGTTTGTATGGATTGTGCCCAAGTTTGAAATTGCGGTATTCTCTGAGTAGGAAAGCGAAGAAGATTGCTCAGGCAGTGTTTATACTTGATCTCAAACTAGATGGAGGACTGAGTAATAATGTTGCCAATCCTGCACCTTTGGAAAAGCTAGGGTCAATAATCTCTGGAGATGGTTTTAAGAGTTTTGAATCCAGAAAAGCAGTCATGAATGATGTGCTTATAGCTTTGAGGAATGAAAAGTCAAGAATAATTGGGGTATGCGGGATGGGAGGTGTGGGTAAAACCACAATGGTGAGAGAAATCAGAGAAATCATCAACAGATTAGAAGGAACGAATAGGCTGTTTGATAAGGTTGTGTTGGCAACTATATCTGCAACTGTAAACATTACGAGAATTCAAACTGAAATTGCAGACTCACTGGATATGGAATTCGTCAAGGAAAGTGAATCTATAAGAGCACAAAGGCTACATGAGACAATCAAGTACAGTAATAGAATCTTAATTATATTAGATGATGTATGGTCAGAGCTTAAATTAGAGGATGTAGGAATCCCTTTTGGTGTTTATGAAAGGTGCAAAATTTTGTTGACATCTCAAAATGAAGAAGTTTGTAAAATAATGGGGTGTAAAGATGACATTTTTAGAGTCCAAGCcttaaataaagaagaagcatGGGAGCTTTTCAGGGCGACTGTAGGTGAATCCTTGGACAATAATCCTGATTTGTCTCATGCTGCAAAGTTGATTGTTGATGAATGCAAAGGTTTACCCATTGCTATCATAACTGTTGGGAAAGCTCTTCTATCAAGTAACGGCAAGCATGAATGGACTACTGCCTTGGAAGAACTAAAAAACTCTACCTCAGTAAATATCCCTGGAATGGAACCCAAGGTTTATTCTTGCATAAAATTGAGTTATGATAAATTGGAGAGTGATGAAGTCAAGTCATGCTTTTTACTTTGTTGCTTATTTcctgaagattatgatgttccaattGAGTATTTGGTGAGGTATGGGTCGGGTCGAGCAACTTTCAGAAACACCAACACAATCGAAGATGTAAGAAACAAAGTGCATTATTTCATTGGACAACTAAAAAGAAGGTATTTGTTGCTGGATAGTGAAAAGGAAGAATGTATCAAAATGCACGACATAGTTCGTGATGTTGCTATATCAATTGCCTCAAAAGATCCTCACAGATTTATGGTAAGATCATTTGATGCTGAAGGTGGAGGTAGAGGATGGCCAGGAGTACAAAAAGTTACAAACCAAGAACATTGCAATGCAATTTCGTTCCTCGATGTTACGTTAGatgaagatatttctgatggtTTGGAGTGCCCAAAACTTGAGCTTCTACAATTGAAAAATTCCTCCTGTAGTTTTGAATATTCCAACCACTTTAAAAGGTTGAGAGAACTTAAGGTTTTAGCTGTCTTGGGAATGGATATGTCAGGTTACTTGGCCTCGAAAAGATCACTACCGCTTGGAGAACCCAAGTACCTTCATACCTTGTGTCTAGAGGATTGCGAATTGGGAGACATATCCCATGTTATTGGAGAATTGGAGAATTTGGAGATCCTCAGCTTTGCTCGCTCTCAAATCAAGAAGTTGCCTAAAGAAATAGGACTTCTTCATCAGTTAAGGATGCTGGATGCAACAGACTGTAAAGCACTTGAAGAAATTCCTCATGGTGTCTTATCCAACTTGAGGAGATTAGAAGAGTTGTACATGGCAGAAAGCTTTCTCTATTGGGAGCCAGCAACAGGAAGCAAGGATGAAACCAACATGGCAAGCCTTGATGAGGTGATGTCTCTTTATGATCATTTAAATGTCTTAGCCATAAAAATCCATGATGTTCAGATGTTGAGGAatgttgagttttttttaaaaagccaGCCTATAAGATTTCATGTGTCAATCAATATTAGTTGGTCATACCTAAAAAAGAGTTTCAAGAACCGAATGCCTGGTTATCTGTTCGAAAATAGTTTGATGCTTCGTGGTGATGTAAAGGAACATTTGGAGATTGGAGCAGTTAGATACTTCTTGAAGCAATCTGAAAACTTAAGCCTACACCACACATACAATTTAAAGTATGTCATCGAGGAGTTAGATGATCAAGGGGACTTTCAACACTTGAAAGTGTTATTAATCATGAATGATTTTGACATAGAGTATCTTATGAATGGAATATATTGGCCTCGCCGTCGTCAACCTGCCTTCCCCATCTTAGAGTCGGTTACCTTCAAGAATGTTCACAAACTAAAAGTTATGTGTCGTGGCAAACTGCCAGACAAGCACTCCTTCATGAACCTAAGGTCCATTGCAATTGACAGTTGTCATAAgttaaaatatgtattttcaCTATCCGTAGCACAAAACTTGGTACAACTCCAAAGCTTAACGGTTAAAATCTGTGCTGAAGTGGAAGAGATCATATCAAAGGAGAGAATGGAAGATGATAATGCATCTCGCATATTCCCAGGATTAACTATTTTGAAACTTTCTTTTCTACAAATTCTTCATCGTTTCTACATGGGAAACCAACAGGACTCCACCAATGAG ATTATAAAGCCTAATGATGAAAGTGTGAACAAGACGAAAGAGACTAGGAATGACCAACAACATGATCAAGTTGCTGGGTCGACCTCATCTGAATCGGAAGAAGCACAAGTGGGAGCAAGTTGTAATGCACTATTTCCTTCAAATTGCGTTTCATGGTTACCAAAACTAGAGCAACTAGTGTTGGAGGTTTTGAGAAGCGAGGTAGTCAATGTGGTATTTGATTTAGCAGGGCATGACTCAGCTTTTTCTCAATTACAGACATTTCGAGTGTGGCAATTAAGAGAGGTTGAGCATTTGTGGAAGAACGTTCAACCTAGATTCCAAGGTTTTCAAAATATAAGATCtttgataattaaatattgTTACAGTCTAAAATATCTATGCCCCTATGAAATTTACAAGATCCTTGTGAATCTCCAAGAAGTTGGAATAGAAGCATGTTCGGATATGGAAACTATAGTACTGGCAGCAGCTTCCACAAAGGACAATATCAATGAAGAAGGGAAAGAGACAGGTGGCAGTGGCGCGATGAATTTGTTTCCCAAACTACTCAATAGCTTCTGTCTAGAGAAGTTGTCAAGCCTCGAGAGATTTTGCCCTGATGCCTATTCTTTTGCGTGGTCCTCCTCCACAAGAACTATGAAGGTGTCAAAGTGTCCCAAATTAAAGACATTGGGTTTTGCACCAGTAAGCAAAAATCTGCCTGCAGTAGTTGCCGAGAATTTGAGTGATGATCATGTAAGAGGTAGAGAAGAATCAGGTGgtgcatcatcatcatcatcatcaactagATCTGGATGTGCCCCACTAGTCTGCTTACAAAGTCGTCCATCTACTCGCAACTTTACTCAAATATTGCCCCGCCCTGTAAATAGAGAG GTAACGCCCACAAATCTTCAAACCTCAAGTGCTACCCACAATCTAGAAGATCTCCTTGTACACAAGTGCGATTTATTGGAAGTGATATTTTTGGTTCAGGAAACCCCTTCTACTCAAGCATTTGATAAGCTGAGGGAGTTGAAGTTGTCGCATTTACCAATGCTGAGCCACATATGGGAAAAGGGTTTACAAGTTAGCTCAGGCTTTGGAAACTTGAGATTACTAGATGTACGGGGCTGTCACAATTTGAGATACTTGTTTTCACCACACATAGCCAAACTTCTTACTTGCCTGAAGACAATAAATGTTTACCATTGTAGTGCAATGGAGAAAATTGCTGGAGAGGCAGATGGAGAAGGAGAAAGTGTTGAGGATGAATTGACATTTCCGAACGTGAAATATATCAAACTTGTGGATTTACCCAAACTTGAATCTTTCTGCTCTCAAGTTTATACTTTGAAGTGGCCAGCTTTGGAGAAAGTCGAAGTTGATGAGTGTCCAAAATTAAAAGCCTTTGCTCCTGAGCCTATAAATGTATAA
- the LOC18786698 gene encoding cation/H(+) antiporter 4, whose translation MANKNISTLEEDVIALHKVNETFFNVCFSSPPNMEFGGNWDDVFKSPVPLTGILLGPSIKDKSGKESLFPLLSQDAIGTASVFGYAFFMFLTGVKMDVGMIKKTGHKALTIGILSLVVPIICGLLTAFACAYVFKEEEDDKVFFVAATHSLTSFAVVSSLLQDLKLLNSELGRLGLSSGLVSDMINVIATSTASFIRVSMGTGQPIYKIYGDIFSLIAYILAVVFIIRPALFWIVKHTPAGRPVKDVYIYAIFLMVLLSGVLSDMFDQTVLLGPFILGLAVPDGPPLGAAIVKKFDWFFSGVFTPLFVTICAMKADLSSIGDDRKLLTLDIVLLVVTFLSKVMASFVPSLICKMPFNDALAIGFVMSSKGVVELASYSLFHDYKTIDDQTFAVLLVSVLIIAILVPSMVNYLYDPSRKYAGYQKRNIIDMKPNAELRILACIHSQYDVAPVINLLDVSCPTGGSPISVNALHLIELVGRASPVFIAHHIHEKVTFNVHFSEKVIGPFNQYQLNNQGAVSANIFTAISPSNIMHEDICTLLEV comes from the exons ATGGCcaacaaaaatatttcaacTTTGGAGGAAGATGTCATCGCACTGCACAAGGTCAATGAAACTTTCTTCAATGTTTGCTTCAGCTCACCACCCAATATGGAATTTGGTGGCAACTGGGATGATGTCTTTAAATCTCCGGTGCCGCTA ACTGGCATACTGCTTGGACCTTCAATCAAAGACAAGTCTGGCAAAGAATCCTTGTTTCCACTCCTCAGTCAAGATGCGATTGGCACGGCATCGGTGTTTGGTTACGCTTTTTTCATGTTTCTAACAGGGGTGAAAATGGATGTAGGCATGATAAAGAAAACAGGACACAAAGCTTTAACAATTGGTATTTTGTCACTTGTAGTGCCCATAATATGTGGCTTGTTAACCGCCTTTGCTTGCGCATATGTCttcaaggaagaagaagatgacaaGGTTTTTTTTGTGGCAGCGACGCATTCTCTGACTTCATTTGCAGTTGTTTCTAGCCTTCTTCAGGACCTCAAACTCCTAAATTCGGAACTAGGCCGGTTGGGACTATCTTCCGGCCTGGTCAGTGACATGAtcaatgtgattgcaacaagTACTGCTAGCTTTATCAGAGTTTCCATGGGAACCGGACAACCAATATACAAAATTTACGGGGACATTTTCTCACTTATTGCCTATATTCTTGCGGTAGTGTTCATCATTCGTCCTGCCCTGTTTTGGATTGTGAAACATACACCAGCAGGCAGGCCTGTTAAGGATGTGTACATATATGCCATCTTTCTAATGGTTCTGTTGTCTGGCGTTCTTTCTGATATGTTTGACCAAACTGTGCTTTTAGGTCCTTTCATTTTGGGTTTGGCAGTTCCAGATGGACCACCATTAGGCGCTGCTATAGTGAAAAAGTTTGATTGGTTTTTCTCTGGAGTTTTCACGCCACTATTTGTGACTATATGCGCAATGAAGGCTGACCTTTCGTCCATCGGAGATGATCGTAAATTGTTAACGCTGGACATTGTCCTTCTGGTGGTAACTTTTTTGTCCAAAGTAATGGCCAGTTTTGTACCATCTTTGATTTGCAAGATGCCCTTCAATGATGCTCTTGCAATTGGTTTCGTAATGAGCTCCAAGGGCGTAGTTGAGTTGGCATCATACTCCTTATTCCATGACTATAAG ACTATTGATGATCAAACTTTCGCGGTGCTGCTCGTTAGTGTTCTGATTATAGCAATACTGGTGCCTAGCATGGTTAACTACTTGTATGATCCTTCGAGGAAATATGCAGGCTACCAGAAAAGGAACATCATCGATATGAAACCGAATGCTGAGCTCCGAATACTTGCATGTATTCACTCACAATACGATGTTGCTCCTGTCATCAACCTTCTTGATGTTTCATGTCCAACTGGAGGGAGTCCAATTTCTGTCAATGCCCTTCACCTTATTGAGCTTGTTGGCAGAGCCTCCCCTGTTTTCATTGCCCACCACATTCATGAAAAGGTTACATTTAACGTTCACTTTAGCGAAAAAGTCATCGGCCCCTTCAACCAGTATCAACTCAACAATCAAGGCGCTGTATCAGCAAACATATTTACAGCAATCTCACCATCCAACATAATGCATGAGGATATATGCACACTATTGGAAGTATAG